From the genome of Perca flavescens isolate YP-PL-M2 chromosome 1, PFLA_1.0, whole genome shotgun sequence, one region includes:
- the LOC114556838 gene encoding gonadotropin subunit beta-1-like, translated as MQLVVMATVLALVGAGQGCRSRCHLTEVRIPVESCGITEWINTRICLGQCYHEDSPYISPTGREKQKVCNGDWSYEVMHIKGCPVGVRYPVARNCRCTECNPENAYCGHFHGHISSCVSF; from the exons ATGCAGCTGGTTGTCATGGCAACAGTGCTGGCACTGGTGGGGGCGGGGCAGGGCTGCAGATCCAGGTGTCATCTGACCGAGGTCCGCATCCCTGTGGAGAGCTGTGGCATCACCGAGTGGATCAACACCAGAATATGTTTAGGACAGTGTTACCACGAG GATTCGCCCTACATCAGCCCTACTGGCAGGGAAAAACAGAAAGTCTGTAACGGGGACTGGTCCTACGAGGTGATGCACATTAAAGGATGTCCAGTGGGTGTCAGGTACCCTGTGGCCAGAAACTGCAGGTGTACCGAATGTAACCCCGAAAACGCGTACTGCGGGCACTTTCACGGACACATATCCAGCTGTGTCTCATTTTAA
- the kcna4 gene encoding potassium voltage-gated channel subfamily A member 1 has protein sequence MPKLAHGKRSARGSARLSSRERRLLPLPPLLKVGQQQQQQQEPEQQQRVLRERRKQRGVGRWRRSRTTLGGDLRHSELALLGSEEDIMIEEEEEAEGAEEEEEEEDAQEEKGCRGSKRSSFLCNMGDEEETVSLTDRRPQSGYESVYNECGCCERVVINVSGLKFETQLKTLTQFPDTLLGDPDKRIRYFDPLRNEYFFDRNRPSFDAILYYYQSGGRLKRPVNVPFDIFSEEVKFYELGDEAILKFREDEGFVKEEEKPLPEDEFKRQIWLLFEYPESSSPARGIAVVSVLVIVISIVIFCLETLPEFRDEKEYLQPRHNSTQPDHGFTPFNDPFFLVETVCIIWFSFEIIVRFFASPSKPDFFKNIMNSIDIVSILPYFITLGTDLAQQQGNGQQAMSFAILRIIRLVRVFRIFKLSRHSKGLQILGHTLRASMRELALLIFFLVIGVILFSSAVYFAEADEPTSQFTSIPDAFWWAVVTMTTVGYGDMKPITVGGKIVGSLCAIAGVLTIALPVPVIVSNFNYFYHRETDNQDDQAPVVESMPPGCPYFPDFLRKFKGSPSGSSLGDKAEYMEMEEGLTESLCGLDKSPSKGNGTDIGRKNSTNSKSVQTDV, from the exons ATGCCCAAGCTCGCGCACGGGAAAAGGAGCGCGAGAGGGAGCGCCAGGCTGTCCAGTCGAGAACGGCGGCTGCTGCCGCTGCCGCCGCTGCTGAAGGTGGGTCAg cagcagcagcagcagcaggagcccGAGCAGCAACAGAGAGTTCTCAGAGAGCGGAGAAAGCAACGCGGCGTCGGACGGTGGAGACGCAGCCGGACGACTCTCGGCGGGGACCTGCGCCACTCGGAGCTGGCGCTGCTCGGATCCGAGGAGGACATCAtgatagaggaggaggaggaggccgaGGGAGccgaggaagaagaggaggaggaggatgcgCAGGAGGAGAAGGGGTGCCGGGGAAGCAAGAGGTCGAGTTTTCTGTGCAACATGGGCGATGAGGAGGAGACCGTGTCGCTCACTGACAGGCGACCTCAGTCCGGGTACGAGAGTGTTTACAACGAGTGCGGCTGCTGCGAGAGAGTTGTCATCAACGTGTCGGGTCTGAAGTTTGAAACTCAGCTCAAGACTCTCACTCAGTTCCCGGACACTCTCCTGGGAGACCCCGACAAGCGAATCAGGTACTTTGACCCGCTAAGGAACGAATACTTCTTCGACCGGAACCGACCGAGTTTTGACGCCATTCTTTACTATTACCAGTCGGGGGGGCGGTTGAAAAGACCAGTCAACGTCCCGTTTGACATCTTCTCCGAGGAGGTGAAGTTTTACGAACTCGGGGACGAGGCGATACTCAAGTTTCGGGAGGATGAGGGTTTTGTCAAAGAGGAGGAAAAACCTCTGCCGGAGGACGAGTTCAAGCGCCAGATCTGGCTGCTTTTTGAGTATCCGGAGAGCTCGAGCCCCGCCAGGGGCATAGCGGTCGTGTCCGTCCTGGTTATAGTTATTTCTATTGTCATTTTCTGCCTGGAGACGCTGCCGGAGTTTAGGGACGAAAAAGAATACCTCCAGCCGCGACACAACTCCACTCAACCCGACCACGGATTTACTCCTTTCAACGACCCGTTTTTCCTCGTGGAAACGGTTTGCATCATCTGGTTCTCCTTTGAGATTATAGTCCGCTTCTTTGCGAGTCCGAGCAAACcggatttctttaaaaacattatGAACTCAATAGACATTGTATCCATTCTGCCTTATTTCATAACCCTCGGCACGGACCTGGCGCAGCAACAAGGCAACGGGCAGCAAGCGATGAGCTTTGCCATCCTGAGAATAATCCGCCTTGTCCGGGTGTTTCGCATATTCAAACTGTCCAGGCACTCCAAGGGGCTGCAGATCCTGGGCCATACCCTGCGCGCCAGCATGAGGGAGCTGGCCCTCCTCATTTTCTTCCTGGTTATAGGTGTCATCCTGTTCTCCAGCGCGGTGTACTTCGCCGAGGCGGACGAGCCCACCTCTCAGTTCACGAGCATCCCCGACGCTTTCTGGTGGGCAGTGGTGACCATGACAACGGTGGGCTACGGCGACATGAAGCCCATCACTGTCGGTGGGAAGATAGTGGGCTCCCTCTGCGCGATCGCGGGCGTGTTAACCATCGCGCTCCCGGTGCCGGTCATAGTGTCCAACTTCAACTACTTTTACCACAGGGAGACCGATAACCAGGATGACCAGGCGCCGGTGGTGGAGAGCATGCCCCCGGGCTGCCCCTATTTCCCGGACTTTTTAAGGAAATTCAAAGGCTCGCCCTCTGGCTCATCGCTGGGTGACAAAGCGGAGTATATGGAGATGGAGGAAGGCCTGACGGAGTCGCTTTGTGGTCTGGACAAGAGCCCCAGTAAAGGAAACGGCACAGACATAGGGAGGAAAAACAGCACTAACTCAAAATCCGTTCAGACTGACGTGTGA